In Abyssisolibacter fermentans, a genomic segment contains:
- the proB gene encoding glutamate 5-kinase, with translation MKIERDKYIKNIKRIVFKIGTSTLTHPTGLLDLNKIEHIVRQITNVHNKGIEVVLVTSGAVGAGIGKLGLKTRPNTIPEKQAAAAVGQGVLLHMYEKLFSEYGKTVAQILLTKEDILNRKRFLNARNTFFTLFNQGVIPIINENDAVAVDELKFGDNDTLSAMVTSLVEADLLVLLSDIDGLYNSNPNENKDAKLISYVDIITDEIKEAAGGAGTKFGTGGMITKIKSADIAVNSGASMIIVNGSRPNIINEILEFKNVGTFFKANQNPLQSRKCWLTYNTLIKGKITIDDGAKEAIIEYHKSLLPAGICKVEGFFEKGDIVSIIDISNNEIARGITNYNSNEIDTIKRCKTHLIEEKIGYKSYDEVVHANNMVVITNEN, from the coding sequence ATGAAAATAGAAAGAGATAAATATATAAAAAACATTAAGAGAATAGTTTTTAAAATTGGAACTTCGACATTAACTCATCCAACTGGACTACTAGATTTAAATAAAATAGAACATATTGTTAGGCAGATAACTAATGTACACAATAAGGGTATTGAAGTTGTACTGGTAACTTCAGGAGCAGTTGGAGCAGGAATAGGAAAATTAGGGCTTAAAACAAGACCAAATACTATTCCTGAAAAACAAGCAGCGGCAGCTGTAGGACAGGGTGTACTACTTCATATGTATGAAAAATTATTTTCTGAATATGGAAAGACTGTAGCACAAATTCTTTTAACAAAGGAAGATATATTAAATAGAAAAAGATTTTTAAATGCTCGAAATACTTTTTTTACATTATTTAACCAAGGAGTTATACCTATAATCAATGAAAATGATGCCGTAGCTGTTGATGAACTGAAATTTGGTGATAATGATACATTATCAGCTATGGTTACGAGCCTTGTAGAAGCTGATTTGCTTGTATTGCTTTCAGATATTGATGGACTTTATAACTCAAATCCAAATGAAAATAAGGATGCAAAATTAATAAGTTATGTAGATATTATTACAGATGAAATCAAGGAAGCTGCCGGTGGAGCAGGTACTAAATTTGGTACTGGAGGAATGATTACAAAGATTAAGTCAGCTGATATTGCAGTTAACTCAGGGGCATCCATGATTATAGTGAATGGTTCACGGCCTAATATAATCAATGAAATTTTAGAGTTTAAAAATGTAGGCACTTTTTTTAAAGCAAATCAAAATCCTCTCCAAAGTAGAAAGTGCTGGTTAACATACAATACACTTATAAAGGGTAAAATAACAATAGATGATGGAGCTAAAGAAGCGATTATAGAGTACCATAAAAGTCTCCTGCCTGCTGGTATTTGCAAGGTAGAGGGTTTTTTTGAAAAAGGTGATATAGTTTCGATTATAGACATTTCTAATAATGAAATAGCACGTGGAATAACAAATTATAATTCGAATGAAATAGACACAATAAAGAGATGTAAAACTCACCTTATAGAAGAGAAAATTGGCTATAAGAGTTATGATGAAGTAGTTCATGCAAATAATATGGTAGTTATTACTAACGAAAATTAA
- the proC gene encoding pyrroline-5-carboxylate reductase translates to MKTNIGFIGCGNIASAMIGGLVKSKTITSNSIIVSNRTEKKLEKIKENYGVITTLDNKKVAEFADILILSVKPNKYQFIINEIKDCINEDTVIVSLAAGKTLDSIEKLFNRKIKLVRAMPNIPAIVGEAMSALCHNGMVTIEEFNMVLDIFKSFGEVEAINEEMMDVVTAISGSSPALVYLFIESLADGAVLKGMPRDKAYKMVSQAVLGAAKIVLETGKHPGQLKDEVCSAGGTTIEAIYALEKKGFRGHVIEAIEKGTDKSKILAQKQN, encoded by the coding sequence ATGAAAACTAATATTGGCTTTATTGGATGCGGAAATATAGCAAGTGCAATGATAGGTGGTCTTGTAAAGTCCAAGACCATAACTTCAAATTCTATAATTGTAAGTAATAGAACTGAAAAGAAACTTGAAAAAATTAAAGAAAACTATGGAGTAATTACTACTCTTGATAATAAGAAGGTTGCTGAGTTTGCAGATATACTAATTCTTTCTGTTAAACCAAATAAGTATCAATTTATAATAAATGAAATTAAAGATTGCATTAATGAGGATACTGTAATAGTGTCATTAGCTGCTGGAAAAACCCTTGATTCTATTGAAAAGTTGTTTAATAGAAAGATTAAACTTGTAAGGGCTATGCCTAATATACCTGCAATAGTTGGTGAAGCCATGTCCGCACTATGTCATAATGGCATGGTGACTATAGAGGAGTTTAATATGGTTCTTGATATATTTAAAAGCTTTGGAGAGGTAGAAGCCATTAACGAAGAAATGATGGATGTTGTAACTGCTATATCAGGTTCTTCACCTGCACTAGTATACCTTTTCATTGAATCTTTAGCAGATGGAGCTGTTCTTAAAGGTATGCCAAGAGACAAGGCATACAAAATGGTTTCTCAAGCAGTTTTAGGTGCTGCTAAAATCGTTTTAGAAACTGGTAAACATCCTGGTCAGCTTAAGGATGAAGTTTGCTCTGCTGGAGGAACAACTATTGAAGCTATTTATGCTCTAGAGAAAAAAGGCTTTAGAGGACATGTCATTGAAGCTATTGAAAAAGGAACTGATAAATCTAAAATACTCGCTCAGAAACAAAACTAA